One genomic region from Parerythrobacter aestuarii encodes:
- a CDS encoding P-loop NTPase family protein has protein sequence MTEHSKIPLPGNGEDGSNKEASLLEKASGAFGLDNFGAAPMPKQLDERRMKRAKKVERKGAPAESAEVEVEQAAPEPQLPVPAASAPAPAVIDAAPVAPVFEGEHHKVNRQHLRDQGLIDPDGKVSELLEEFRIVKRQLLSAAKTRGTAQSRRILVSSPHPDEGKTFCAVNLAIAMAAERDMEVLLVDADIAKPSILSTLGLPKASGFMDALSHEEVPVEDLVLGTDIPGLWVLPAGHVDKNGAEYLSSGATAEVLDRLTVGVPNRIVIFDTPPALAASPAADLAKHVGQVVLVARADQTGRSALEDACQLLSACDDIKLLLNAANFSPSGRRFGTYG, from the coding sequence ATGACCGAACACAGCAAGATCCCGCTCCCCGGCAACGGCGAAGACGGTTCCAACAAGGAAGCATCGCTGCTGGAGAAAGCCAGCGGCGCTTTCGGGCTCGACAATTTCGGTGCGGCACCGATGCCCAAGCAGCTCGACGAAAGGCGCATGAAGCGCGCCAAGAAGGTCGAGCGCAAGGGTGCCCCGGCTGAAAGCGCTGAGGTCGAGGTCGAGCAGGCTGCACCCGAGCCGCAGCTGCCCGTGCCTGCAGCTTCAGCCCCTGCACCGGCTGTCATCGATGCAGCTCCGGTTGCACCCGTGTTCGAAGGCGAACATCACAAGGTCAATCGCCAGCACTTGCGCGACCAGGGACTGATCGATCCCGACGGCAAGGTCAGCGAGCTGCTGGAAGAATTCCGTATCGTGAAGCGCCAGCTGCTGAGCGCGGCCAAGACGCGCGGAACCGCCCAATCTCGCCGGATTCTCGTCAGCTCGCCGCATCCCGATGAGGGCAAGACCTTCTGTGCGGTCAATCTCGCCATCGCCATGGCGGCCGAGCGCGACATGGAAGTGCTGCTGGTCGATGCCGATATCGCCAAGCCATCTATCCTCTCGACGCTGGGCCTGCCCAAGGCATCCGGTTTCATGGATGCGCTCAGCCACGAAGAGGTGCCGGTGGAAGACCTGGTGCTGGGTACGGATATTCCGGGACTCTGGGTCCTGCCGGCGGGTCATGTGGACAAAAACGGCGCTGAGTATCTTTCCAGCGGGGCAACTGCCGAAGTGCTCGACCGCCTGACCGTGGGCGTGCCCAACCGCATCGTCATTTTCGACACGCCGCCTGCGCTTGCCGCATCGCCTGCGGCCGATCTTGCCAAGCATGTGGGCCAGGTCGTGCTGGTGGCGCGCGCAGACCAGACCGGGCGCAGCGCGCTGGAGGACGCCTGCCAGCTGCTGAGCGCCTGCGACGATATCAAGCTCCTGCTCAATGCAGCCAATTTCAGCCCGAGCGGTCGCCGCTTCGGAACCTACGGGTAA
- the xrtA gene encoding exosortase A, translating to MPPEAILDTHGIGTMRKRIAPAWRQPLARLATLWAAILLVTVRDWIAMADQWWNISTYNHVLLVPPIVAGIVWIRREELAKLAPRAWWPGLLALGGALFLWFLGTIGEVNTFSQLGAVAALQGAVLTLLGPRVAFALLFPLGYMLFLVPFGDELVPALQMITAEITIALTHWSGIQAEIEGVFIDTPAGLFEVAEACSGVKFLIAMIALGVLVAQTCFHSWKRRIIFLAVCVAVPIIANGIRAWGTIYIAQSQGIEFAAGFDHIFYGWVFFAIVIAIVLGGAWRWFDRNPEDPGIDGEAISAMPAFAPVERFAICPRRAMMGSAALIMLLAIWAMLAGRLAANVPAEIALPAVEGWELTEVQSELAWEPRASGADHRLLGSYSNAAGQQVDVFLALYAAQGPGREPSAPNEGALVPDTPWRWMNGGEGVDSARVDHLYALGRIKRTAETRYRQGDMLSGSATDLKLATIGDRLLLRAEPTTMLILSAVERPDQQPDGAIASFRHSTGPLGPWIDRIVQSK from the coding sequence ATGCCGCCTGAGGCTATTCTCGACACCCATGGCATCGGGACCATGCGCAAGCGGATCGCACCGGCGTGGCGCCAGCCCTTGGCGCGATTGGCGACGCTGTGGGCAGCGATCCTGCTGGTGACGGTCCGCGACTGGATCGCAATGGCGGACCAGTGGTGGAATATCTCCACCTATAACCATGTGCTGCTGGTCCCGCCCATTGTCGCCGGGATCGTGTGGATCCGGCGTGAGGAGCTGGCCAAGCTCGCTCCCCGGGCCTGGTGGCCGGGGCTCTTGGCGCTGGGCGGGGCGCTGTTCCTGTGGTTCCTCGGCACGATTGGAGAGGTCAATACCTTCAGCCAGCTGGGCGCGGTGGCTGCCCTGCAGGGAGCGGTGCTGACGCTGCTGGGGCCGCGGGTCGCTTTCGCCCTGCTGTTTCCGCTTGGCTACATGCTGTTCCTCGTGCCATTCGGCGACGAACTGGTCCCGGCGCTGCAGATGATCACGGCCGAGATCACCATCGCCCTGACCCACTGGAGCGGGATCCAGGCCGAGATCGAGGGTGTCTTCATCGATACCCCTGCCGGCCTGTTCGAAGTGGCGGAGGCGTGTTCCGGCGTGAAATTCCTCATCGCCATGATCGCGCTGGGGGTGCTGGTGGCGCAGACATGCTTCCACAGCTGGAAACGGAGGATCATATTCCTCGCAGTGTGTGTGGCCGTGCCGATCATCGCCAATGGCATCCGCGCATGGGGGACGATCTATATCGCCCAGTCGCAGGGCATCGAATTCGCCGCCGGGTTCGATCATATCTTCTACGGTTGGGTCTTCTTCGCCATCGTCATTGCCATTGTGTTGGGCGGGGCGTGGCGCTGGTTCGACCGCAATCCGGAGGATCCGGGCATCGACGGTGAGGCGATTTCCGCCATGCCTGCCTTCGCACCCGTGGAGCGCTTCGCGATTTGCCCGCGCCGGGCCATGATGGGCAGCGCTGCGCTGATCATGCTGTTGGCCATCTGGGCCATGCTTGCCGGTCGACTTGCGGCGAATGTCCCTGCCGAGATCGCCTTGCCAGCGGTTGAGGGCTGGGAGTTGACGGAAGTGCAATCCGAACTGGCATGGGAGCCCCGCGCGAGCGGCGCCGATCACCGTCTGCTGGGTAGCTACAGCAATGCGGCAGGGCAGCAGGTCGACGTCTTCCTTGCTCTCTACGCTGCGCAAGGCCCGGGGCGCGAGCCGAGCGCACCCAACGAAGGCGCGCTCGTGCCCGATACGCCGTGGCGCTGGATGAACGGCGGCGAGGGGGTCGATAGCGCCAGGGTCGACCATCTCTATGCGCTCGGCCGGATCAAGCGCACGGCGGAGACGCGTTATCGGCAAGGCGACATGCTGAGTGGCAGCGCCACCGATCTGAAGCTGGCGACCATTGGCGACCGGTTGCTGTTGCGCGCTGAGCCGACCACCATGCTGATCCTTTCCGCCGTCGAGCGGCCCGACCAGCAGCCCGATGGCGCGATCGCCTCGTTCCGCCATTCCACAGGGCCCCTCGGGCCGTGGATAGACCGCATCGTCCAAAGCAAGTAG
- a CDS encoding XrtA system polysaccharide deacetylase — protein MNAPVITNGLSVDVEDWFQVGAFENVIDRDDWDGMSLRVEDNVLRILDLFDAADVKATFFTLGWVAKKNGPLMRRIVERGHELASHGYDHARVFTFDRKQFAGDIKLARMILEDAAGVKITGYRAPSFSIDSRTPWAYMELAEQGYAYSSSVAPIMHDHYGWPEAPRFAFKPLPWADIVEIPVTTAILGGKRVAAGGGGFFRVLPYAFSRWAIRQVNRREQRPAVFYFHPWEIDPDQPRVGHAPVKSRLRHYTNLDKMAEKLGELVHEFAWGRMDLIAAREASRAEELAA, from the coding sequence ATGAACGCGCCCGTCATTACCAATGGCCTGTCGGTCGATGTCGAAGACTGGTTCCAGGTCGGCGCGTTCGAGAACGTGATCGATCGCGACGACTGGGACGGGATGTCTCTGCGCGTCGAAGACAATGTCCTGCGTATCCTCGACCTGTTCGACGCTGCCGATGTGAAGGCAACCTTCTTCACCCTCGGCTGGGTGGCGAAGAAGAACGGTCCGCTGATGCGCCGCATAGTCGAGCGCGGGCACGAACTCGCGAGCCACGGCTATGACCACGCCCGCGTCTTCACCTTCGACCGCAAGCAGTTCGCCGGCGATATCAAGCTGGCGCGGATGATCCTCGAGGACGCGGCCGGCGTGAAGATCACCGGCTATCGCGCGCCGAGTTTCTCGATCGATAGCCGCACGCCCTGGGCCTATATGGAGCTGGCCGAGCAGGGCTATGCCTATTCCTCCAGTGTCGCCCCGATCATGCATGACCACTACGGCTGGCCCGAAGCCCCGCGTTTCGCGTTCAAGCCGCTGCCGTGGGCCGACATTGTCGAGATTCCGGTCACCACCGCGATCCTTGGCGGCAAGCGTGTAGCCGCAGGCGGGGGCGGGTTCTTCCGCGTGTTGCCGTATGCATTCAGCCGTTGGGCGATCCGGCAGGTCAATCGCCGCGAACAGCGCCCGGCGGTGTTCTATTTCCACCCATGGGAAATCGACCCTGACCAACCACGCGTAGGCCATGCCCCGGTCAAGTCGCGGCTGCGCCATTACACAAATCTCGACAAGATGGCGGAGAAGCTAGGCGAGCTGGTGCACGAATTCGCCTGGGGTCGAATGGACTTGATCGCCGCCCGTGAAGCCAGCCGCGCAGAGGAACTTGCGGCATGA
- a CDS encoding FemAB family XrtA/PEP-CTERM system-associated protein, with amino-acid sequence MNAPFALCEETVAVADLHDPGEAARIADFVYVANGSPFHLPRWLLAVEQGTGQRATGLVAEKGGQVTGWLPLSVVHSLLFPRALVSSGFAVEGGALAFSDKTAKRLCRAATELAVRESCASVELRGGSVPEGWQVQSDSHCGFAGLLAADDEAQLVAIPRKQRAEVRKGLDKDLRVTIGTAEGDRAAHYACYAESVRNLGTPVFPRQLFDAVLDAFGEEADILTVWDESRPVASVLSLYHMGAVMPYWGGGVWDARALRANELMYYRLMCHARSKGCIRFDFGRSKTGSGPYNFKKNWGFEPEPLTYASWTAPGHEGRDVDPTSESYQRKIALWKKLPVSVANTIGPVIARGLA; translated from the coding sequence ATGAACGCACCTTTCGCCCTTTGCGAAGAGACTGTCGCGGTCGCGGACCTGCACGATCCGGGCGAGGCCGCGCGGATTGCCGATTTTGTTTATGTCGCAAATGGTTCGCCCTTCCACCTGCCGCGCTGGCTGCTGGCGGTGGAGCAAGGCACCGGGCAGCGCGCCACCGGGCTGGTGGCAGAGAAGGGCGGGCAGGTCACCGGCTGGTTGCCGCTGAGCGTCGTGCACTCGTTGCTGTTCCCGCGCGCGCTGGTCTCTAGCGGGTTCGCTGTTGAGGGCGGAGCGCTCGCGTTCTCCGACAAGACCGCCAAACGCCTGTGCCGTGCCGCGACCGAACTTGCGGTGCGCGAGAGCTGCGCTTCAGTGGAGTTGCGAGGCGGCAGTGTACCGGAAGGCTGGCAGGTCCAGTCCGATAGCCATTGCGGCTTTGCCGGGCTGCTGGCTGCCGACGACGAAGCCCAATTGGTTGCCATTCCGCGCAAGCAGCGCGCAGAAGTGCGCAAGGGGCTCGACAAGGACCTGCGCGTTACCATCGGCACGGCGGAAGGTGACCGTGCCGCGCACTACGCCTGCTATGCCGAAAGCGTCCGCAACCTCGGGACGCCGGTGTTCCCGCGCCAGCTGTTCGATGCCGTCCTCGATGCTTTTGGCGAGGAAGCCGATATCCTGACCGTCTGGGACGAGAGCCGCCCGGTGGCGAGCGTCCTGTCGCTGTACCACATGGGTGCGGTCATGCCCTATTGGGGTGGCGGGGTGTGGGATGCGCGTGCACTGCGCGCCAACGAGCTGATGTATTACAGGCTGATGTGCCATGCTCGCAGCAAGGGCTGCATCCGCTTCGACTTCGGCCGTTCCAAGACCGGGAGCGGCCCCTACAATTTCAAGAAGAACTGGGGTTTCGAGCCGGAACCGCTGACCTATGCCAGCTGGACCGCGCCCGGCCATGAAGGGCGCGATGTCGATCCGACCAGCGAAAGCTACCAGCGCAAGATCGCGCTGTGGAAGAAGCTGCCGGTTTCCGTCGCCAACACCATCGGTCCGGTGATCGCTCGCGGGCTTGCCTGA
- a CDS encoding XrtA/PEP-CTERM system exopolysaccharide export protein — protein MSQPRFPTLMAGSAMAALALSGCAAGGGQQLPPANFVALQEGPSQEYVIGPLDELSINVWRNPELSADKIQVRPDGRISIPLVTDMPAVGKTPAMLQEDIRLHLSQYIEQPIVSVIVTKFAGTFSQQVRVIGATEQPAAINYRANMTVLDAMIAVGGLSEFAAGNRAKLIRRDQRTGKQTEYALRLSDLLRKGDSRANVLLAPGDVIIIPESAF, from the coding sequence ATGTCTCAACCCCGGTTTCCCACCCTCATGGCTGGCAGCGCCATGGCGGCGCTCGCGCTCAGCGGCTGTGCCGCTGGCGGCGGCCAGCAGCTGCCGCCCGCCAATTTCGTGGCGCTGCAGGAAGGCCCGAGCCAGGAGTATGTGATCGGCCCGCTCGACGAGCTTTCCATCAATGTCTGGCGCAATCCCGAACTCAGCGCCGACAAGATCCAGGTTCGCCCCGATGGCCGCATCAGCATCCCGCTGGTGACTGACATGCCAGCGGTCGGCAAAACTCCGGCGATGCTGCAGGAAGACATCCGCCTGCACCTTTCCCAGTATATCGAACAGCCAATCGTCTCTGTGATCGTGACCAAGTTTGCCGGCACGTTCAGCCAGCAGGTCCGCGTAATCGGCGCAACCGAACAGCCAGCTGCCATCAACTATCGCGCCAACATGACCGTGCTCGATGCGATGATCGCAGTCGGCGGCCTGAGTGAGTTCGCTGCCGGCAACCGCGCCAAGCTGATCCGGCGAGACCAGCGCACCGGCAAGCAGACGGAGTATGCGCTGCGCCTCAGCGACCTCCTGAGGAAGGGTGACAGCCGCGCCAACGTGCTGCTCGCCCCCGGCGACGTCATCATCATCCCCGAGAGCGCATTCTGA
- a CDS encoding XrtA system polysaccharide chain length determinant, whose translation MNEVFEEVRAALYSAWARKWLVLGVAWGVCLAGWLVVAMIPNSYESKAKIFVQLDDILTKQTGIAGSDKSDIQRVRQTLASASTLEKVIRSTKLGEGVSTPQQMEREITGLATAVSVKSEEDNLFEINAKIGKGHFSDAENARLSQEVVQKLLDIFREENIAGNRGEVADAVAVLDQQLEERAKDLESAEARLTAFEAEHPELAGGANAISNRLNQTRTELRGVEADIAAAQSALAAINGQIAGTPASLPGTAASAGGAAGAYAQAQAQVAQLRARGLTNNHPDMQAAIKQMELLRQQAQREGGGGAGGIPNPAYSSLISIKAERQANLQALLARKAALQADVSMSLADQASEPALAAEAQRIGRDYEVLKKKYDELLQDREELQLRSNLETERSSFRFDIIDAPALPLKPAAPNRPILLFGVLLLGVGAGVGTAFAMSQLKSTFATTNGLERALGLPVLGAISTSLTPVQRTEEARRTKMFFGGAAALVGVLAILLVVEFIQVGSVA comes from the coding sequence ATGAACGAAGTCTTCGAAGAAGTCCGCGCGGCGCTCTATTCGGCATGGGCCAGGAAATGGCTCGTGCTCGGCGTTGCATGGGGTGTGTGCCTGGCCGGTTGGCTGGTCGTCGCGATGATCCCCAACAGCTATGAGTCCAAGGCCAAGATATTTGTCCAGCTCGACGATATCCTGACCAAGCAGACCGGCATCGCCGGCAGCGACAAGTCGGACATCCAGCGCGTGCGCCAGACGCTCGCCAGCGCCTCGACGCTGGAGAAGGTGATCCGCTCGACCAAGTTGGGTGAGGGCGTCAGCACTCCACAACAGATGGAGCGCGAGATTACCGGTCTCGCGACTGCGGTTTCCGTTAAGAGCGAGGAAGACAACCTCTTCGAAATCAACGCCAAGATCGGCAAGGGGCACTTCTCCGACGCCGAGAATGCGCGCCTGTCGCAGGAAGTCGTGCAGAAGCTGCTCGATATCTTCCGTGAGGAGAACATCGCCGGCAACCGCGGCGAAGTTGCCGATGCCGTGGCCGTGCTCGACCAGCAGCTGGAAGAGCGCGCCAAGGATCTCGAATCCGCTGAGGCTCGCCTTACCGCCTTCGAGGCCGAGCATCCCGAACTGGCCGGGGGTGCCAATGCCATTTCCAACCGTCTCAACCAGACCCGTACCGAACTGCGGGGCGTCGAGGCGGATATCGCTGCGGCGCAGAGTGCGCTTGCTGCGATCAATGGCCAGATTGCCGGAACGCCGGCCTCGCTGCCCGGTACGGCTGCAAGCGCAGGCGGTGCCGCCGGGGCCTATGCCCAGGCCCAGGCTCAGGTGGCGCAGCTGCGGGCTCGCGGGCTAACCAACAATCACCCGGACATGCAGGCCGCAATCAAGCAGATGGAATTGCTGCGCCAGCAGGCTCAGCGCGAAGGCGGCGGCGGTGCGGGCGGCATTCCCAACCCGGCCTATAGCTCGCTGATATCGATCAAGGCCGAACGGCAGGCCAATCTGCAGGCGCTGCTGGCTCGCAAGGCGGCGCTACAGGCCGATGTCTCGATGAGCCTCGCTGACCAGGCCAGCGAGCCGGCGCTTGCCGCCGAGGCTCAGCGCATCGGGCGCGACTACGAAGTGCTCAAGAAGAAATATGACGAGCTGCTGCAGGACCGCGAGGAACTGCAACTGCGCTCGAACCTCGAGACCGAACGCAGCTCGTTCCGTTTCGACATCATCGATGCCCCGGCATTGCCGCTCAAGCCCGCCGCTCCGAACCGGCCGATCCTGCTTTTCGGGGTGTTGCTGCTCGGCGTGGGTGCAGGCGTGGGAACAGCTTTCGCGATGTCGCAGCTCAAATCGACCTTCGCCACTACCAACGGGCTCGAGCGGGCGCTGGGCCTGCCGGTGCTGGGGGCGATTTCGACCAGCCTGACACCAGTCCAACGGACCGAAGAAGCGCGCCGTACGAAGATGTTCTTCGGTGGTGCTGCTGCGCTCGTCGGCGTGCTGGCGATCCTGCTGGTCGTCGAGTTCATCCAGGTCGGCAGCGTGGCCTGA
- a CDS encoding XrtA/PEP-CTERM system-associated ATPase produces MFDDFYGLTGRPFQLTPDPDFYFESATHRKALSYLGYGLAQGEGFIVITGEIGSGKSTLVAHLMKKIDPAQMTVGQIVTSNLDGEELVHVVAQSFGLEIEGHDKASALGAIEEFLHEEARAGRRCLLVVDESQNLSVEALEELRMMSNFQLGSHPLLQQLLLGQPEFKDVLANSGQLEQLRQRVIAAHHLGPMETDELQPYIEHRLSCVGWEGNPAWDQRVFTEMYDATGGIPRRVNQVATRLLLLGAVEQRTRIDSAMLSSVLKEMQNDNTFPEAAPKPMEKVERGPAPGPIKHAALDQAGKFEAMLAERDAQIAELKQAIANLSQGAGNVEGGMPQDFYARLEALERKVSEQEQSVRQVLAMMIEWIEGQNRKAA; encoded by the coding sequence ATGTTCGATGATTTCTACGGCCTGACGGGGCGTCCCTTCCAGCTAACGCCGGACCCCGATTTCTATTTCGAGAGCGCGACGCACCGCAAGGCGCTGTCGTACCTTGGCTATGGCCTCGCGCAGGGTGAGGGCTTCATCGTCATCACCGGCGAGATCGGCTCGGGTAAATCGACCCTGGTCGCGCACCTGATGAAGAAGATCGACCCGGCGCAGATGACCGTCGGCCAGATCGTTACCAGCAATCTCGACGGCGAGGAGCTGGTGCATGTGGTGGCGCAGAGCTTCGGGCTGGAGATCGAAGGGCACGACAAGGCCAGCGCGCTGGGCGCGATCGAGGAATTCCTGCACGAGGAAGCCCGTGCCGGCCGCCGCTGCCTGCTGGTGGTCGACGAATCGCAGAACCTCAGCGTGGAAGCGCTCGAAGAGCTGCGGATGATGTCGAACTTCCAGCTCGGTTCGCACCCGCTGCTGCAACAGCTGCTGCTGGGCCAGCCGGAGTTCAAGGATGTGCTCGCCAATAGCGGCCAGCTGGAGCAGCTGCGCCAGCGCGTGATCGCCGCGCACCACCTGGGCCCAATGGAAACGGACGAGCTGCAGCCCTATATCGAGCACCGCCTCAGCTGCGTCGGCTGGGAAGGCAACCCGGCCTGGGACCAGCGCGTGTTCACGGAAATGTATGACGCAACCGGTGGCATTCCGCGCCGCGTCAACCAGGTCGCAACGCGCCTGCTGCTGCTGGGTGCAGTCGAGCAGCGCACCCGGATCGACAGCGCCATGCTGTCCTCCGTGCTCAAGGAAATGCAGAACGACAACACCTTCCCCGAGGCGGCACCCAAGCCGATGGAGAAGGTCGAGCGTGGCCCGGCTCCGGGTCCGATCAAGCACGCGGCTCTTGACCAGGCTGGCAAATTCGAAGCCATGCTGGCCGAACGCGATGCGCAGATCGCTGAGCTCAAGCAGGCGATTGCCAACCTTTCGCAAGGAGCAGGCAACGTCGAAGGCGGCATGCCGCAGGATTTCTACGCCCGGCTTGAAGCGCTCGAACGCAAGGTTTCCGAGCAGGAGCAGAGCGTGCGTCAGGTGCTGGCGATGATGATCGAGTGGATTGAAGGCCAGAACCGCAAGGCTGCCTGA
- a CDS encoding TIGR03087 family PEP-CTERM/XrtA system glycosyltransferase, whose product MGEILFLGHRIPFPPDRGDKIRSHHLLNALVGMAPVHVGTFGETDADMAAESELAKVAASHCLVRRTKPLPLAGLEALGSGKPVSLTAFDSAAMRAWVKRVLAERPIDTIFVFSGQMGQYVPEGFSGRVVVDLCDVDSAKFEAYGKSGSFPRSIIDRREGKVLAREEERLAHRADVTLLISENEAGLFQSRLRDPAGTTIRAIRNGIDADLFDPAKVAPHPELFTAQGPQIVFTGQMDYQPNVVAAERAIHTILPGIREHHPDAMFHIVGRAPVQRLLDQNGKGNVRVWGEVPDVKPFLAAADIVIAPLTIARGIQNKVLEAMAMARPVLLSPEAATGIDAADGRHFAVADGDQMMVGRALTLLEERDKAAAMGRAARDYVLAHQSWSAMLAPLADIVSPKGAARDAA is encoded by the coding sequence ATGGGCGAGATCCTGTTCCTCGGTCACCGCATCCCGTTCCCGCCGGACCGGGGCGACAAGATTCGCTCGCATCACCTGCTCAATGCACTGGTTGGCATGGCGCCCGTGCATGTCGGCACTTTCGGCGAAACCGATGCCGACATGGCTGCGGAAAGCGAGCTGGCGAAGGTCGCGGCGAGCCATTGTCTTGTCCGACGCACCAAGCCGCTGCCACTTGCCGGGTTGGAAGCGCTGGGTTCTGGCAAGCCCGTCAGCCTGACTGCCTTTGACAGCGCCGCGATGCGCGCATGGGTGAAAAGAGTGCTCGCAGAACGGCCGATCGACACCATCTTCGTTTTCTCCGGCCAGATGGGACAGTACGTGCCCGAGGGTTTCTCCGGGCGCGTTGTGGTCGACCTGTGCGATGTCGATAGCGCCAAGTTCGAAGCCTATGGCAAGTCCGGCAGCTTTCCGCGTTCGATCATCGACCGGCGCGAAGGAAAGGTGCTTGCGCGCGAGGAAGAGCGGCTGGCGCACAGGGCCGATGTGACACTGCTGATCAGCGAGAACGAAGCGGGGCTGTTCCAGTCGCGCCTCCGCGATCCTGCTGGCACGACCATCCGCGCGATCCGCAACGGCATCGATGCCGACCTGTTCGATCCCGCGAAGGTAGCTCCGCACCCTGAGCTGTTCACGGCGCAGGGGCCGCAGATCGTTTTCACTGGGCAAATGGATTACCAGCCCAACGTGGTCGCCGCCGAGCGAGCGATCCATACGATCCTGCCAGGCATTCGCGAACATCATCCGGATGCGATGTTCCATATCGTCGGGCGAGCCCCGGTGCAGAGGCTGCTCGATCAAAATGGAAAGGGCAATGTCCGCGTCTGGGGCGAAGTTCCCGATGTGAAACCATTCCTCGCTGCGGCGGACATCGTTATCGCCCCGCTGACCATCGCTCGCGGGATCCAGAACAAGGTACTGGAAGCCATGGCCATGGCGCGCCCGGTGCTGCTCTCCCCCGAGGCAGCAACAGGGATCGACGCTGCAGATGGCAGGCACTTCGCAGTTGCAGATGGTGACCAGATGATGGTCGGTCGTGCCCTGACCCTGCTCGAAGAGCGCGACAAGGCCGCCGCGATGGGCCGCGCCGCCCGCGACTATGTGCTCGCACATCAGAGCTGGTCGGCGATGCTGGCCCCGTTGGCGGATATTGTCAGTCCGAAGGGGGCAGCGCGCGATGCCGCCTGA
- a CDS encoding preprotein translocase subunit YajC yields the protein MKRVHYLSSIAAIALALPAAAQAQVYGGDDGVTGGGDRTTSSREDRGEGRQRPRIEPYLEVSQVVLAELSPGDDVVTYTQVAAGVDASIQGRNNGGSVSLRVERNIGYDDADLDTTTVSGVARGYASVVPNVLTVEAGALAARTTVDGAGASLNGAEGLNSGNESRTYSAYAGPNVSTRVGVLDVSANYRLGYTRVEAPDAVVVTPGTDPVDVFDESVVHSANARVGLRPYTNAVGGIGAAVGGGFYQEDIDNLDQRVRDAYVRADVTVPVSRTLAVVGGVGYEDVEVSSRDALIDGATGLPQIDSNGRFVTDPSAPRRIAFETDGLIWDVGAVWRPSSRTAFEGHYGRRYDSDTYYGSFAYAPNSRSALNVSVYDGISGFGGLLNNALVALPTNFEASRNAVTGDINGCVSSTTGGSCFGGALASVRSAVFRSRGYSLSYSETMGRMTAGFGVGYDRRTFIAAQGTVLAAADGLTEESLYGAVYLSGDIGRSAGFTVNAYANYLTSDFTDGDALVLGTSASYNQRLYQGLSARAAVSLDYLDSDVVGEDLKTASALVGLRYDF from the coding sequence ATGAAACGGGTCCATTATCTCAGCTCTATCGCAGCGATTGCGCTGGCCTTGCCAGCGGCTGCGCAAGCGCAGGTCTATGGCGGCGATGACGGCGTGACCGGCGGCGGTGACCGCACAACATCTTCGCGCGAAGACCGCGGTGAAGGCCGCCAGCGTCCGCGTATCGAGCCCTATCTTGAAGTCAGCCAAGTCGTACTGGCTGAGCTTTCCCCGGGCGACGATGTCGTGACCTATACGCAGGTCGCCGCCGGAGTGGATGCCAGCATCCAGGGCCGCAACAATGGCGGCTCGGTTTCGCTGCGGGTTGAACGCAACATCGGGTATGACGATGCGGATCTCGACACGACCACGGTTTCGGGTGTCGCGCGCGGCTATGCTTCTGTGGTTCCAAATGTCCTGACCGTGGAGGCGGGTGCACTCGCTGCCCGCACAACTGTAGACGGGGCAGGGGCCTCGCTCAACGGGGCGGAGGGCCTCAACAGCGGCAATGAAAGCCGCACTTACTCCGCCTATGCCGGGCCCAATGTTTCGACCCGCGTGGGCGTTCTCGATGTCAGTGCCAATTATCGCTTGGGCTATACCCGCGTGGAAGCGCCTGATGCCGTTGTGGTGACGCCGGGCACGGACCCTGTCGATGTGTTCGACGAAAGCGTCGTTCACAGCGCCAATGCCCGTGTCGGCCTGCGCCCTTACACCAACGCTGTCGGCGGTATTGGTGCCGCCGTCGGTGGTGGCTTCTACCAGGAAGATATCGACAATCTCGACCAGCGCGTGCGCGATGCCTATGTCCGCGCCGATGTAACCGTACCGGTCAGCCGCACGCTCGCCGTGGTTGGTGGGGTAGGCTACGAAGACGTTGAAGTGTCGAGCCGAGATGCGCTGATCGATGGCGCAACGGGCCTGCCGCAGATCGACAGCAACGGTCGCTTCGTCACCGATCCGAGTGCACCGCGCCGGATCGCTTTCGAAACTGACGGGTTGATCTGGGATGTCGGCGCGGTCTGGCGTCCGTCCAGCCGAACCGCTTTCGAGGGGCACTACGGTCGCCGCTACGACAGCGACACCTATTACGGCAGCTTCGCCTATGCGCCTAACAGCCGCAGCGCGCTCAATGTCTCGGTCTATGATGGGATTTCGGGCTTCGGCGGCTTGCTCAACAATGCGCTGGTCGCGCTGCCCACCAACTTCGAAGCCAGCCGCAATGCGGTGACAGGCGACATCAATGGTTGTGTCAGCTCGACGACGGGCGGCAGCTGCTTCGGCGGTGCGCTGGCCTCTGTCCGCAGCGCGGTGTTCCGCAGCCGAGGCTATTCGCTCAGCTATTCGGAAACCATGGGCCGGATGACGGCGGGCTTCGGTGTCGGCTACGATCGTCGCACCTTTATTGCCGCGCAGGGTACGGTGCTTGCCGCGGCGGACGGGTTGACCGAGGAAAGCCTGTACGGCGCGGTCTACCTCAGCGGCGACATCGGTCGCAGCGCCGGTTTCACTGTCAATGCCTATGCCAATTACCTGACCAGCGACTTTACTGATGGCGATGCGCTCGTGCTGGGTACTTCGGCTTCCTACAACCAGCGGCTGTACCAGGGCCTTTCGGCCCGGGCCGCGGTCTCGCTCGACTATCTCGACAGCGATGTCGTCGGCGAAGACCTCAAGACCGCGTCGGCCCTTGTCGGCCTGCGCTACGACTTCTGA